In Populus alba chromosome 1, ASM523922v2, whole genome shotgun sequence, a single window of DNA contains:
- the LOC118047076 gene encoding cucurbitadienol 11-hydroxylase, protein MWAIGLVVVALVVIYYTHMIFKWRSPKIEGVLPPGSMGWPLIGETLQFIIPGKSLDLHPFVKKRMQKYGPIFKTSLVGRPIIVSTDYEMNKYILQHEGTLVELWYLDSFAKFFALEGETRVNAIGTVHKYLRSITLNHFGVESLKESLLPKIEDMLHTNFAKWASQGPVDVKQVISVMVFNFTANKIFGYDAENSKEKLSENYTKILNSFISLPLNIPGTSFHKCMQDREKMLKLLKDTLMERLNDPSKRRGDFLDQAIDDMKTEKFLTVDFIPQLMFGILFASFESMSTTLTLTFKFLTENPRVVEELRAEHEAIVKKRENPNSRLTWEEYRSMTFTQMVVNETLRISNIPPGLFRKALKDFQVKGYTVPAGWTVMLVTPATQLNPDTFKDPVTFNPWRWQELDQVTISKNFMPFGGGTRQCAGAEYSKLVLSTFLHILVTDYSFTKIRGGAVSRTPIISFGDGIHIKFTARA, encoded by the exons ATGTGGGCAATTGGATTGGTTGTTGTAGCATTGGTGGTGATATACTATACTCATATGATTTTCAAATGGAGAAGCCCAAAAATTGAAGGAGTTCTCCCTCCTGGTTCCATGGGCTGGCCCCTCATTGGAGAAACTCTGCAGTTTATCATTCCTGGAAAATCTCTGGACCTTCATCCATTCGTCAAGAAAAGGATGCAAAA GTATGGACCGATCTTTAAAACCAGCTTGGTTGGAAGGCCTATCATTGTGTCCACTGACTATGAAATGAACAAGTACATCTTGCAACACGAAGGAACCTTGGTTGAGCTATGGTATTTGGATTCCTTTGCCAAATTCTTCGCTCTCGAGGGTGAAACGAGGGTGAACGCTATCGGTACAGTTCACAAATACTTGAGAAGCATAACTTTGAACCACTTTGGTGTCGAGAGCCTTAAAGAATCATTGCTTCCTAAAATCGAAGACATGCTTCACACCAACTTTGCAAAGTGGGCTTCCCAGGGACCTGTTGACGTGAAACAAGTTATCTCTGTC atggttttcaattttactgCAAACAAAATATTTGGTTATGATGCCGAGAACTCAAAAGAGAAGCTCAGTGAGAATTACACAAAGATCTTGAACAGTTTCATCTCCTTGCCTTTGAATATTCCTGGCACTTCGTTCCACAAGTGCATGCAG GACCGAGAGAAGATGTTGAAATTGCTCAAGGATACACTGATGGAGAGGCTCAACGACCCATCAAAGCGTCGGGGagattttcttgatcaagcCATTGATGATATGAAGACCGAGAAGTTCTTGACTGTGGATTTCATCCCCCAACTCATGTTCGGGATCTTGTTTGCCAGCTTTGAATCCATGTCAACCACCCTAACTCTTACATTCAAGTTTCTTACAGAGAACCCTCGAGTAGTTGAGGAATTGAGA GCTGAGCATGAGGCAATTgtgaagaaaagggaaaatccAAACTCCCGCCTCACATGGGAGGAGTACCGATCAATGACTTTCACACAAATG GTTGTCAACGAAACGCTTAGAATTTCCAACATCCCACCTGGTTTGTTCCGAAAGGCACTGAAAGATTTCCAAGTCAAAG GATACACTGTTCCAGCTGGGTGGACAGTAATGCTCGTTACCCCTGCTACTCAGTTGAACCCTGATACCTTCAAGGATCCAGTCACATTCAATCCATGGCGCTGGCAG GAACTTGACCAAGTTACCATCTCTAAGAATTTCATGCCATTTGGTGGCGGCACAAGACAATGTGCCGGGGCAGAGTACAGCAAACTGGTCTTGTCGACTTTTCTTCATATCTTGGTCACCGATTACAG CTTTACTAAGATCAGGGGAGGAGCCGTCTCTCGGACCCCTATCATTTCATTCGGAGATGGAATCCATATTAAGTTTACAGCCAGAGCATAA